The proteins below are encoded in one region of Stenotrophomonas bentonitica:
- a CDS encoding FMN-dependent NADH-azoreductase produces the protein MKLLHIDASVLGDNSVSRQLSAAVVARFNETVEHLDVTYRDLDRNPIPHLSSGSLAQVDAAEATEAEDVMQQFLAADVIVIGAPMYNFSIPSTLKAWIDRVAVAGRTFKYTENGPVGLAGGKRVIIASSRGGIYTDSPADFQEPFLRQVFAFMGIDNVEFVRAEGIAYSPTHREEAIAAALASLPAAEFEELAEA, from the coding sequence ATGAAGCTTCTTCACATTGATGCCAGCGTGCTCGGCGACAACTCGGTGTCCCGCCAGCTGTCCGCGGCCGTCGTCGCACGGTTCAATGAGACCGTTGAGCACCTCGACGTAACCTACCGCGATCTTGATCGTAATCCCATTCCCCATTTGAGTAGTGGTTCGCTGGCCCAGGTCGATGCGGCCGAGGCGACTGAAGCCGAAGACGTGATGCAGCAGTTCCTGGCGGCAGACGTGATCGTGATCGGCGCGCCGATGTACAACTTCAGCATTCCCTCGACGCTGAAGGCGTGGATCGACCGCGTGGCGGTGGCTGGGCGCACCTTCAAGTACACCGAGAATGGCCCGGTGGGCCTGGCCGGTGGCAAGCGCGTGATCATCGCCAGCTCGCGTGGCGGCATCTACACCGATTCGCCGGCCGACTTCCAGGAGCCGTTCCTGCGCCAGGTGTTCGCCTTCATGGGCATCGACAACGTGGAGTTCGTTCGCGCTGAAGGTATTGCGTATTCGCCGACGCATCGCGAAGAGGCCATTGCGGCCGCGTTGGCCAGCCTGCCGGCGGCCGAGTTCGAAGAGCTGGCCGAGGCCTGA
- the serC gene encoding 3-phosphoserine/phosphohydroxythreonine transaminase has protein sequence MTRAFNFSAGPATLPESVLRQAQAEMLEWNGAGASIVEMSHRGPEFMAVAAEADADLRRLIGIPDDYAVLFLAGGATTQQALLALNFASPGQTVDYVLTGHWGKTAIKQVSPYVRVNVAASSEANGFHDIPPRDQWQLSDDAAYVHITANETIHGVEFRDTPDVGSVPLFADFSSSIASEPLDVSRYGLIYAGAQKNLGPVGVSVVIVRRDLLERSGQPRADIFDYRSHVARDSMLNTPPTWNWYLAGLVFKWMLAEGGVEEFARRNAAKSALVYNAIDASGGFYRNEVVPAARSRMNIPFFLPDETLTARFVSESKAAGLLALKGHKAVGGIRASLYNALPVEGAQALAAFMRDFQQRNG, from the coding sequence ATGACGCGCGCGTTCAATTTCAGTGCCGGCCCTGCAACCCTGCCGGAATCGGTCCTGCGCCAGGCGCAGGCGGAAATGTTGGAATGGAACGGCGCTGGCGCCTCCATTGTGGAAATGAGCCACCGCGGCCCGGAGTTCATGGCCGTGGCCGCCGAGGCCGACGCCGACCTGCGCCGCCTGATCGGCATTCCCGACGACTACGCCGTGCTGTTCCTGGCCGGTGGCGCCACCACCCAGCAGGCGCTGCTGGCCCTGAACTTCGCCAGCCCCGGGCAGACCGTGGACTACGTGCTCACCGGGCATTGGGGCAAGACCGCGATCAAGCAGGTCAGCCCCTACGTGCGGGTCAACGTGGCCGCCAGCAGCGAGGCCAACGGCTTCCACGACATCCCGCCGCGCGACCAGTGGCAGTTGTCCGACGATGCCGCCTACGTGCACATCACTGCCAACGAAACCATCCACGGCGTCGAGTTCCGTGACACCCCGGACGTGGGCAGCGTGCCCCTGTTCGCCGATTTCAGCTCCTCCATCGCCAGCGAGCCGCTGGACGTCTCGCGCTACGGCCTGATCTACGCCGGCGCACAGAAGAACCTCGGCCCGGTCGGGGTCTCGGTGGTGATCGTGCGCCGCGACCTGCTCGAACGCAGCGGCCAGCCGCGCGCGGACATCTTCGATTACCGCTCGCACGTGGCCCGCGACTCCATGCTCAACACCCCGCCGACCTGGAACTGGTACCTGGCCGGCCTGGTGTTCAAGTGGATGCTGGCCGAAGGCGGCGTGGAAGAGTTCGCTCGCCGCAACGCGGCCAAGTCCGCGCTGGTCTACAACGCCATCGACGCTTCCGGCGGTTTCTACCGCAACGAGGTGGTGCCGGCGGCGCGGTCGCGCATGAACATTCCGTTCTTCCTGCCCGACGAAACGCTCACCGCGCGGTTCGTCAGTGAATCCAAGGCGGCCGGCCTGCTGGCGCTGAAGGGCCACAAGGCGGTCGGCGGCATCCGTGCCTCGCTGTACAACGCACTGCCGGTGGAAGGCGCGCAGGCGCTGGCCGCCTTCATGCGCGATTTCCAACAGCGCAACGGCTGA
- the aroA gene encoding 3-phosphoshikimate 1-carboxyvinyltransferase, producing MTASASWIARKGQPLQGTLTIPGDKSVSHRAVMFAALADGVSHIDGFLEGEDTRATAAIFSQLGVRIETPSPSQRIVHGVGVDGLQAPSAPLDCGNAGTGMRLLSGLLAAQPFDSVLVGDESLSGRPMRRVTGPLAQMGAKIDTEADGTPPLRVHGGQPLHGIDFVSPVASAQVKSAVLLAGLYAQGETAVTEPHPTRDYSERMLRAFGVEIEFSPGKARLRGGQRLRATDIAVPADFSSAAFFLVAASIIPGSELRLRQVGLNPRRTGLLAALRLMGADIREENHAEQGGEAVADLVVRHAPLHGAEIPEALVPDMIDEFPALFVAAAAAQGNTVVRGAAELRVKESDRLAAMATGLRSLGVQVDETDDGATIHGGQTLGSGTIESHGDHRIAMAFSIAGQLSSGEVRINDIANVATSFPNFDGLARGAGFNLA from the coding sequence ATGACCGCTTCCGCTTCCTGGATCGCCCGCAAGGGGCAGCCCCTGCAGGGCACCCTGACCATTCCCGGCGACAAGTCCGTTTCGCACCGCGCGGTGATGTTCGCCGCCTTGGCCGACGGCGTTTCGCACATCGACGGCTTCCTCGAAGGCGAAGACACCCGCGCCACCGCCGCGATCTTCTCGCAGCTGGGCGTGCGCATCGAAACCCCGTCGCCCTCGCAGCGCATCGTGCACGGCGTCGGCGTGGACGGCCTGCAGGCGCCCAGCGCGCCGCTGGACTGCGGCAATGCCGGCACCGGCATGCGCCTGCTTTCCGGCCTGCTGGCCGCGCAGCCGTTCGATTCGGTGCTGGTCGGCGACGAATCGCTGTCCGGCCGCCCGATGCGCCGCGTCACCGGCCCGCTCGCCCAGATGGGCGCCAAGATCGACACCGAAGCCGACGGCACCCCGCCGCTGCGCGTGCATGGCGGCCAGCCGCTGCACGGCATCGACTTCGTGTCGCCGGTCGCCAGTGCCCAGGTCAAATCGGCCGTACTGCTGGCCGGGCTGTACGCCCAGGGCGAAACTGCCGTGACCGAACCGCACCCGACCCGCGACTACAGCGAGCGCATGCTGCGCGCGTTCGGCGTGGAGATCGAGTTCTCGCCGGGCAAGGCCCGCCTGCGCGGCGGCCAGCGGCTGCGCGCCACCGACATCGCCGTGCCCGCCGACTTCTCCTCGGCCGCGTTCTTCCTGGTCGCCGCCAGCATCATTCCGGGCTCGGAACTGCGCCTGCGCCAGGTTGGCCTCAACCCCCGCCGCACCGGCCTGCTGGCCGCGCTGCGCCTGATGGGCGCCGACATCCGCGAAGAGAACCACGCCGAGCAGGGCGGGGAGGCCGTAGCCGACCTGGTGGTGCGCCATGCCCCGCTGCACGGCGCCGAGATTCCGGAAGCGCTGGTGCCGGACATGATCGACGAGTTCCCGGCGTTGTTCGTTGCCGCCGCAGCAGCGCAGGGCAACACCGTGGTGCGTGGCGCCGCCGAACTGCGGGTCAAGGAATCCGACCGCCTGGCCGCCATGGCTACCGGCCTGCGCAGCCTGGGCGTGCAGGTGGACGAGACCGACGACGGCGCCACCATCCACGGCGGCCAGACGCTGGGCAGCGGCACCATCGAAAGCCACGGCGACCACCGTATTGCCATGGCGTTCTCGATCGCCGGCCAGTTGAGCAGCGGAGAAGTGCGGATCAACGACATCGCCAACGTAGCGACCTCGTTCCCGAATTTTGATGGGCTCGCGCGCGGCGCAGGTTTCAACCTGGCCTGA
- the serS gene encoding serine--tRNA ligase, producing the protein MLDPALLRQQPAELAERLRSSRGFELDVSGLESLEADRKRIQIRTQELQSLRNSRSKAIGQAKAKGEDVAAIMAEVAAFADELKASEVALDELREKIEAISMGIPNVPADDVPFGKDESENVEQKRWGTPRSFDFPVLDHVELGARNHGLDGEAGAKLSGSRFTVLRGPVARLHRALAQFMLDLHTNEHGYDETNVPVLVNPESLRGTSQLPKFEDDLFKTAVGESTRYLIPTSEVSLTNIVRDEIIDAERLPLSMTAHSLCFRAEAGSGGRDVRGMIRQHQFEKVELVTVCAPADSEAEHQRMTRCAEVVLEKLGLPYRKVLLCTGDMGFSAIKTYDLEVWLPSQDTYREISSCSNCGDFQARRMQARWRNPETGKPELVHTLNGSGVAVGRAMIAVMENYQNADGSITVPDALKPYMGGLEKIA; encoded by the coding sequence ATGCTTGATCCAGCCCTGCTTCGCCAACAGCCCGCCGAACTCGCCGAACGCCTGCGCTCTTCGCGCGGTTTCGAGCTGGACGTCTCCGGGCTGGAGTCGCTGGAAGCCGACCGCAAGCGCATCCAGATCCGCACCCAGGAACTGCAGAGCCTGCGCAACAGCCGCTCCAAGGCGATCGGCCAGGCCAAGGCCAAGGGCGAGGACGTCGCCGCGATCATGGCCGAAGTGGCCGCCTTCGCCGACGAACTGAAGGCCTCGGAAGTGGCCCTGGACGAGCTGCGCGAGAAGATCGAAGCCATTTCGATGGGCATCCCCAACGTCCCGGCTGACGATGTTCCGTTCGGCAAGGACGAATCGGAGAACGTCGAGCAGAAGCGCTGGGGCACCCCGCGCAGCTTCGACTTCCCGGTGCTCGACCACGTCGAGCTGGGCGCCCGCAACCACGGCCTGGACGGCGAAGCCGGCGCCAAGCTGTCCGGCTCGCGCTTCACCGTGCTGCGTGGCCCGGTGGCCCGCCTGCACCGCGCCCTGGCCCAGTTCATGCTGGACCTGCACACGAATGAGCACGGCTACGACGAAACCAACGTCCCCGTCCTGGTCAATCCCGAATCGCTGCGCGGCACCAGCCAGCTGCCCAAGTTCGAGGACGACCTGTTCAAGACCGCCGTGGGCGAGTCCACCCGCTACCTGATCCCGACCTCGGAAGTCTCGCTGACCAATATCGTCCGCGACGAGATCATCGACGCCGAGCGCCTGCCGCTCAGCATGACCGCCCACTCGCTGTGCTTCCGCGCCGAAGCCGGCAGCGGCGGCCGCGACGTGCGCGGCATGATCCGCCAGCACCAGTTCGAAAAGGTCGAACTGGTCACCGTGTGCGCCCCCGCCGACAGCGAAGCCGAACACCAGCGCATGACCCGCTGCGCCGAAGTCGTGCTCGAAAAGCTCGGCCTGCCGTACCGCAAGGTGCTGCTGTGCACCGGCGACATGGGCTTCTCCGCGATCAAGACCTACGACCTGGAAGTGTGGCTGCCCTCGCAGGACACCTACCGCGAAATCTCCTCCTGCTCCAACTGCGGCGACTTCCAGGCCCGCCGCATGCAGGCCCGCTGGCGCAACCCGGAAACCGGCAAGCCCGAACTGGTGCACACCCTCAACGGCTCCGGCGTCGCCGTGGGCCGCGCCATGATCGCCGTGATGGAGAACTACCAGAACGCCGACGGCAGCATCACCGTACCGGACGCACTCAAGCCCTACATGGGCGGCCTCGAAAAGATCGCGTAA
- a CDS encoding energy transducer TonB, which translates to MSASRSSSGKNITFQLPRRSLFISAIAFGVGLLLFLVVWLSSRNNDFYKAGPAQTPQEVAEVEPLPEPLAAAAGSSDMPDAKPVPVGEERPQLVETAPPPPPAAAPAPAPDAAPVAMAAGDRPQPIAEQSPPPTYPPSALRNGVEGSVVVRVDVDPSGVPMDVTVIQRSGSRDLDRAATDAVRRWRFLPAQANGQPVQGSIEVPFDFKTQ; encoded by the coding sequence ATGTCCGCTTCCCGTTCCTCGTCTGGCAAGAACATCACCTTCCAGCTGCCCCGCCGCAGCCTTTTCATCTCCGCCATCGCCTTTGGCGTGGGCCTGCTGCTGTTCCTGGTGGTATGGCTGAGCAGCCGCAACAACGACTTCTACAAGGCCGGGCCGGCCCAGACCCCGCAGGAGGTTGCGGAGGTGGAGCCCCTGCCCGAGCCGCTGGCGGCTGCGGCCGGGTCCAGCGACATGCCCGATGCCAAGCCGGTGCCGGTGGGCGAGGAACGGCCGCAGCTGGTCGAAACCGCCCCGCCCCCGCCGCCCGCCGCTGCGCCAGCTCCCGCGCCCGATGCCGCGCCGGTGGCGATGGCCGCCGGTGACCGCCCGCAGCCGATTGCCGAGCAGTCGCCGCCGCCGACCTACCCGCCGTCCGCGCTGCGCAATGGCGTGGAAGGCAGCGTGGTGGTGCGCGTGGACGTGGACCCCAGCGGGGTGCCGATGGACGTGACCGTGATCCAGCGCAGCGGCTCGCGCGATCTGGACCGCGCCGCGACGGATGCGGTGCGCCGCTGGCGCTTCCTGCCGGCGCAGGCCAATGGCCAGCCTGTGCAGGGCAGCATTGAAGTGCCGTTCGATTTCAAAACGCAGTAA
- the pheA gene encoding prephenate dehydratase: MATKPAKPKAPAAKPKSKKADAVPAVAAPVLSDVRAKIDHIDRSIQALIAERAQFAHQVGKAKGKLAAAVDYYRPEREAQVLRMVVDRNEGPLSDEVLVHVFREIMSACLAQQEPLKIGYLGPEGTFSQQAVLKHFGRSALGLPLASIEEVFQEVEAGNADFGVVPVENSGQGTIQITLDMFLTSNLKICGEVELRVQQYLMSRSGRLEDVERVYGHPQSFMQTSSWLRANLPKAEKVPVSSNAEGARRARNADDAAAIGGESAGHVYGLKKVVTKPIQNDADNTTRFLVIGRQFFPTSGHDRTSVLVFIHDKPGALFDVLSPFARHGISMNRIESRPSHNAKWEYGFFIDLAGHIDDEAMQAALAELKAHSAQIKVLGSYPVAVP; encoded by the coding sequence ATGGCCACCAAACCCGCCAAGCCCAAGGCACCCGCCGCCAAACCGAAGAGCAAAAAGGCCGACGCCGTTCCCGCCGTCGCCGCCCCGGTGCTCTCCGACGTGCGTGCCAAGATCGACCACATCGACCGCAGCATCCAGGCGCTGATCGCCGAGCGCGCGCAGTTCGCCCACCAGGTCGGCAAGGCCAAGGGCAAGCTCGCGGCCGCCGTCGACTACTACCGCCCCGAGCGCGAAGCGCAGGTGCTGCGCATGGTGGTAGATCGCAACGAAGGCCCGCTCAGCGACGAAGTGCTGGTGCACGTGTTCCGCGAAATCATGTCCGCCTGCCTGGCCCAGCAGGAGCCGCTGAAGATCGGCTACCTCGGCCCGGAAGGCACCTTCAGCCAGCAGGCCGTGCTCAAGCACTTCGGCCGCTCGGCGCTGGGCCTGCCGCTGGCAAGCATTGAAGAAGTGTTCCAGGAAGTGGAAGCGGGCAACGCCGATTTCGGAGTGGTGCCGGTGGAAAACTCGGGGCAGGGCACCATCCAGATCACCCTGGACATGTTCCTCACCTCCAACCTGAAGATCTGCGGCGAAGTCGAACTGCGCGTGCAGCAGTACCTGATGTCGCGCAGCGGCCGGTTGGAAGACGTCGAGCGCGTGTACGGCCACCCGCAGTCGTTCATGCAGACCTCCTCGTGGCTGCGCGCCAACCTGCCGAAGGCGGAAAAGGTGCCGGTCTCCAGCAACGCCGAAGGCGCGCGCCGTGCGCGCAATGCCGACGACGCGGCCGCCATTGGCGGCGAGAGTGCAGGGCACGTGTACGGCCTGAAGAAGGTCGTTACCAAGCCGATCCAGAACGACGCCGACAACACCACCCGCTTCCTGGTCATCGGCCGCCAGTTCTTCCCGACCTCCGGCCACGACCGCACCTCGGTGCTGGTGTTCATCCACGACAAGCCCGGCGCGCTGTTCGACGTGCTCAGCCCGTTCGCGCGCCACGGCATCAGCATGAACCGCATCGAATCGCGGCCCTCGCACAACGCCAAGTGGGAATACGGCTTCTTCATCGACCTGGCCGGCCACATCGACGACGAAGCGATGCAGGCCGCGCTGGCCGAGCTCAAGGCGCACTCGGCACAGATCAAGGTGCTGGGTTCCTACCCGGTTGCCGTGCCCTGA
- a CDS encoding site-specific integrase: MRIPHHMSRSSTGRWSFVQRVPVDLQAVLDCRLIKRTLRTKDLAQAHVRAVVLASGYARLFAQLKDQRVDKLSKLDADLLIARLTSAENLQELTLNRSRAPDGTVTETWQIDSPRDLKLYRLMMELDALDAENARSHPLPVKAQSIPTPAARRSMASAARPAIETLTLGKARDAFLATLKPSSLPKTFTIKKTAIEALVAFLGSNAKVHAITRSDLARWYQDMREKGASTPTLTNKQSYIGGKGGFFEWAMASGYYPRGDNPASGHVTYSQREKRSRKKLGFKAYDRAQIHALFAPAALAKMSESARWASLLGLYTGARASEVGQLLLKDVFEEDGIPCIRISDEGEHQKVKTEVSLRTVPLHPELINMGFLEWVDGKRKEGQVRLFPAAKATAVNGQGNWITKAFSRHLADVGKNWEPAKRGFHSLRKTFIQELQGAGVVSELRAQMVGHELDDEHHSTYSREFTAMEKLSGLGAHSPGLDSLAWGFQ, encoded by the coding sequence ATGCGCATCCCCCACCATATGAGCCGGTCATCTACCGGCCGCTGGTCTTTCGTCCAGCGAGTTCCCGTCGATCTGCAAGCCGTGCTCGACTGCCGGCTGATCAAGCGGACCCTCCGGACCAAGGATTTGGCCCAGGCCCACGTGCGTGCAGTTGTGCTTGCGTCGGGATATGCTCGGCTCTTCGCACAGTTGAAGGATCAACGCGTGGACAAGCTAAGCAAACTGGATGCCGACTTGCTGATTGCTCGCTTGACGAGCGCGGAGAACCTCCAAGAGCTGACGTTGAACCGGAGCCGAGCGCCGGACGGCACGGTCACGGAGACGTGGCAGATAGACAGCCCCAGGGATCTGAAGCTCTACCGCCTAATGATGGAGCTGGACGCGTTGGATGCAGAAAACGCGCGGTCGCATCCCTTGCCGGTTAAGGCGCAGTCCATTCCGACGCCGGCAGCTCGCAGATCGATGGCGTCGGCAGCTAGGCCCGCAATCGAAACGTTGACCCTCGGTAAGGCGCGGGATGCTTTTCTCGCGACGCTCAAGCCTTCTTCGTTGCCTAAGACATTCACGATCAAAAAGACGGCTATCGAGGCGTTAGTTGCCTTCTTGGGCTCGAACGCCAAGGTGCATGCCATCACTCGCTCGGACCTGGCCCGCTGGTATCAAGACATGCGGGAGAAGGGAGCTTCCACTCCGACGCTAACAAACAAGCAAAGCTACATCGGTGGCAAGGGCGGGTTCTTCGAGTGGGCCATGGCATCTGGTTACTACCCGCGGGGCGACAATCCTGCGTCGGGCCACGTGACCTACTCCCAGCGCGAGAAGCGGTCTCGGAAAAAGCTCGGGTTTAAGGCTTACGACCGAGCGCAGATCCATGCCCTGTTTGCACCAGCGGCGCTCGCCAAGATGTCCGAATCGGCCCGCTGGGCCTCGCTCCTTGGACTTTATACGGGCGCCAGGGCGTCCGAAGTGGGGCAGCTACTCCTGAAGGATGTGTTTGAAGAGGATGGCATCCCTTGCATCCGCATCTCCGACGAGGGCGAGCACCAAAAGGTGAAGACTGAGGTGAGCCTCCGCACGGTGCCCCTCCATCCCGAGCTTATCAATATGGGCTTCTTGGAATGGGTCGATGGAAAGCGCAAGGAGGGTCAAGTGAGACTCTTCCCAGCTGCAAAAGCAACGGCAGTGAATGGGCAGGGGAACTGGATTACCAAGGCGTTTAGTCGTCACCTAGCCGACGTGGGGAAGAACTGGGAGCCGGCAAAAAGGGGCTTTCACTCGCTGCGAAAGACATTCATCCAAGAGCTTCAGGGGGCCGGTGTCGTGTCCGAGCTGCGCGCGCAAATGGTTGGTCATGAGCTCGATGATGAGCACCATTCGACCTATAGTCGTGAATTCACAGCGATGGAGAAGCTCAGCGGACTCGGTGCCCATTCGCCGGGCTTGGACTCCCTTGCTTGGGGCTTCCAGTGA
- a CDS encoding energy transducer TonB: protein MSVTHTHEMPSSPQHQRDVIDATERRRTSPVLWIALIVAMFAAALVWLRYASPDDTATAPVGERMLPATETPVATTPAPATRQAAPATTQRRAAPAVRDRDARPLSSNAKPVYPRTALRSGVEGSVIASLNVDTRGQVTDANIVQRTGGRDRDLDRAVLSTVRDWKFEPAMQDGRAIASVVRVPVDFRTAER, encoded by the coding sequence ATGAGTGTTACCCATACCCATGAGATGCCCAGTTCGCCGCAGCACCAGCGCGACGTCATTGATGCGACCGAGCGTCGGCGTACCTCGCCGGTGCTGTGGATTGCGCTGATTGTTGCGATGTTCGCCGCGGCGTTGGTCTGGCTGCGTTATGCCAGCCCGGATGACACCGCGACCGCGCCGGTGGGCGAGCGCATGCTGCCGGCGACCGAGACCCCGGTTGCGACCACCCCGGCACCGGCTACGCGTCAGGCGGCTCCGGCGACCACGCAGCGACGTGCTGCCCCGGCCGTGCGTGATCGCGATGCGCGTCCGCTGAGCAGCAATGCCAAGCCGGTGTACCCGCGTACGGCACTGCGTAGCGGTGTGGAAGGCAGCGTGATCGCCAGCCTCAACGTGGATACGCGTGGCCAGGTGACCGATGCCAATATCGTGCAGCGCACCGGCGGTCGTGACCGCGATCTGGACCGTGCGGTGCTGAGCACGGTGCGTGACTGGAAGTTCGAGCCGGCGATGCAGGATGGCCGCGCCATTGCCAGCGTGGTGCGCGTGCCGGTGGATTTCCGTACCGCTGAGCGGTAA
- a CDS encoding LysR family transcriptional regulator, whose translation MHDLNDLYYFAMVVDHGGFAAAERALGIPKSRLSRRISQLETDLGVRLLQRSTRRFAVTDVGTSVHRHAQTMLAEAQAAREVVDRLSAEPRGLVRASVPVSLAQMQLPKLLPKFLAQYPKVRLQLNISNRRVDIINEGYDVALRVRSRLDDDGSLVMRSFGQVQELLVASPKYLDRAGRPKDPDELANHVTLSISEDEARQRWELHGPEGAVRRVDLQPRVAGFDFPLLQSMVKDGFGITMLPETVCADAVRSGELEVVLPEWSLPQGICHAVFASRRGLLPAVRVFIDFLAEHLPPQLEASRLDCGGACERAKEKIRASALGALAVDAG comes from the coding sequence ATGCACGACCTCAACGACCTTTACTACTTTGCCATGGTGGTGGATCACGGCGGCTTCGCTGCTGCCGAACGCGCCTTGGGCATCCCCAAATCCCGCCTGAGCCGGCGCATCAGCCAGCTCGAAACCGACCTCGGCGTACGCCTGCTGCAGCGTTCCACGCGCCGCTTCGCGGTCACCGACGTCGGCACCAGCGTGCACCGGCACGCGCAGACCATGCTCGCCGAAGCGCAGGCCGCCCGCGAAGTCGTGGACCGGCTCAGCGCCGAACCGCGTGGCCTCGTCCGCGCCAGCGTGCCGGTCTCCCTGGCCCAGATGCAGCTGCCCAAGCTGCTGCCCAAGTTCCTGGCCCAGTACCCCAAGGTGCGCCTGCAACTGAACATCAGCAACCGTCGCGTCGACATCATCAATGAAGGTTATGACGTCGCCCTGCGCGTGCGCTCGCGGCTGGACGACGACGGCAGCCTGGTCATGCGCAGCTTCGGCCAGGTGCAGGAACTGCTGGTCGCCAGCCCGAAGTACCTGGACCGCGCCGGCCGTCCGAAAGACCCGGACGAACTGGCCAACCACGTCACCCTGAGCATCAGCGAAGACGAAGCCCGCCAGCGCTGGGAACTGCACGGCCCGGAAGGCGCGGTGCGCCGCGTCGACCTGCAGCCGCGCGTGGCCGGGTTCGACTTCCCGCTGCTGCAGAGCATGGTCAAGGACGGCTTCGGCATCACCATGCTGCCGGAAACCGTCTGCGCCGACGCCGTGCGGAGTGGCGAGCTGGAAGTGGTGCTGCCGGAATGGTCGCTTCCGCAGGGCATCTGCCATGCCGTGTTCGCCTCCCGCCGCGGCCTGCTGCCGGCGGTGCGGGTGTTCATCGACTTCCTGGCCGAACACCTGCCGCCTCAGTTGGAGGCCTCGCGTTTGGACTGCGGTGGGGCGTGTGAGCGGGCGAAGGAGAAGATCCGGGCGAGTGCGCTTGGGGCTTTGGCGGTGGATGCGGGCTGA
- a CDS encoding Kiwa anti-phage protein KwaB-like domain-containing protein encodes MTDQALEALQEFDFDSAGVHLWVFKSSTTAARFSASYVRIDEGLESALRDFPKAERAMMTEWVPYGHLAQPTENGCLSVAAVDTDFHLLKALVDRPEVEHAITSRDQLKNALGYVVKFYEGERVLYAMRRSPATWRTAYRKRGVVNMLFQNGELSAVEGVDFTLEPGFDLFALDDALLVSNKGAFESLMRYRAGFVSAFGELQDEERFVSLFTDMAPLVAHVGTNGTHLRRMAVIQERKLYDNPKYLGTLREVCEKYQWGVQFDAAGHIVPTKETAAVIMKLLLDQRLISEITAIMYDVPNGHRLDAVQ; translated from the coding sequence ATGACTGACCAAGCATTGGAAGCATTGCAGGAATTTGATTTTGATAGCGCGGGGGTCCATCTGTGGGTCTTCAAGTCCAGCACAACGGCAGCCCGCTTTAGCGCTAGCTACGTCCGAATAGATGAGGGTTTGGAAAGCGCACTGCGCGACTTCCCTAAGGCGGAGAGGGCAATGATGACGGAGTGGGTCCCATACGGGCATTTAGCCCAGCCAACGGAAAATGGCTGTCTGTCGGTCGCCGCAGTCGATACAGACTTCCACTTGCTTAAGGCTCTCGTCGACCGGCCAGAGGTTGAGCACGCTATCACAAGCCGGGACCAGCTCAAGAACGCTTTGGGCTATGTGGTGAAGTTCTACGAAGGCGAGCGCGTGCTGTATGCAATGCGACGATCACCTGCGACATGGAGAACTGCGTATCGAAAGAGAGGGGTCGTCAACATGCTCTTCCAAAACGGCGAGCTTAGCGCCGTGGAGGGCGTGGATTTCACGTTAGAGCCAGGATTCGATCTCTTCGCGTTGGACGATGCGCTGCTCGTAAGCAACAAAGGAGCTTTCGAGTCGCTGATGAGGTATCGCGCAGGCTTTGTGAGCGCTTTTGGCGAACTTCAGGACGAGGAGCGGTTCGTATCCCTATTCACTGACATGGCTCCATTGGTCGCGCACGTCGGCACTAATGGAACCCATTTGCGCCGGATGGCCGTCATCCAAGAACGCAAGCTCTACGACAATCCGAAGTATCTTGGCACGCTGCGTGAGGTATGCGAAAAATACCAGTGGGGAGTTCAGTTCGACGCGGCGGGACACATCGTTCCCACTAAGGAAACGGCTGCGGTAATCATGAAACTGCTACTGGACCAGCGTCTCATCAGCGAGATCACCGCAATCATGTATGACGTGCCAAACGGCCATCGTCTCGACGCGGTTCAATAA
- a CDS encoding putative hemolysin: protein MHQMAQFHLALLAASVAAVAGCSSQEQEARRKAVAIPNPASEYCEKLGGNVMIQESRQGDQRGVCHMKDGTRVDEWELFRRDNAGSTK from the coding sequence ATGCATCAGATGGCTCAGTTTCATCTCGCGCTGCTGGCCGCGTCGGTTGCAGCGGTGGCAGGCTGCTCCAGCCAGGAACAGGAAGCACGACGCAAAGCGGTTGCAATACCTAACCCAGCCTCGGAATACTGCGAAAAGCTGGGCGGTAATGTGATGATCCAAGAGAGCCGGCAGGGGGATCAGAGAGGCGTTTGCCATATGAAGGACGGGACCCGCGTTGATGAGTGGGAGCTCTTCCGTCGCGACAATGCTGGCTCGACTAAATAA